Proteins from a genomic interval of Rosa chinensis cultivar Old Blush chromosome 2, RchiOBHm-V2, whole genome shotgun sequence:
- the LOC112184720 gene encoding uncharacterized protein LOC112184720 — protein sequence MKRAQLLALRKEFETLHMKTGESVDAYFSRTLAIADKMRIHGDKMKDVIVVEKNLRSVTINFDYVLCSMEESNDIDELSIDELQSSLLVHEQRMTSNVVEERALKVTTHEATPTWRGSGRGRGWGQRRGRGRNSFNQGFRPNKSSIVCYCCHRKGHYQLKCTEKFNSAKEEESNFAGTEEETLLMAYLDKEAPESDMWYLDSRCSNHICGNKSLFSNLDESFKDSVKLGNNTRIYVIGRVNMKSKIRDHIVTISGVYYVPELKSNLISMGQLQEKEYIITIQNGCYQIQHPLKRLIAKVNMIANRLFPLQIGNDIQTCFSAKVQNPTWLWHFRYGHLSFNGLNTLQPKKDGHKTSFNCFQI from the coding sequence ATGAAACGTGCACAACTTCTAGCTCTTCGCAAAGAGTTTGAGACTCTTCACATGAAGACTGGAGAGTCTGTTGATgcgtatttttcaagaacacTTGCAATAGCAGACAAGATGCGCATCCATGGTGACAAGATGAAGGATGTTATAGTAGTTGAAAAAAATCTACGGTCAGTAACTATAAATTTTGACTATGTGCTGTGTTCTATGGAGGAGTCAAATGACATTGATGAGTTGTCAATTGATGAACTACAGAGCTCTTTGCTAGTACATGAGCAAAGAATGACCAGCAATGTTGTAGAGGAGCGAGCCTTGAAGGTCACGACTCATGAAGCAACACCAACATGGAGAGGTTCAGGAAGAGGCAGAGGCTGGGGTCAACGAAGAGGTAGAGGGAGAAACTCTTTCAATCAAGGGTTTAGACCTAACAAATCTAGCATTGTATGTTATTGCTGTCACAGGAAAGGCCATTATCAGCTTAAATGCACTGAAAAGTTCAACTCAGCAAAGGAGGAAGAGTCTAACTTCGCAGGGACAGAAGAAGAAACTCTCTTGATGGCCTATCTTGACAAGGAAGCGCCGGAATCAGATATGTGGTACTTAGATTCCAGATGCAGCAATCATATATGCGGTAACAAATCTCTATTTTCTAATTTAGATGAGTCCTTTAAAGATAGTGTGAAGCTTGGGAACAACACAAGAATTTATGTTATAGGCAGAGTCAATATGAAATCGAAAATTAGAGATCATATTGTTACCATCTCTGGTGTTTATTATGTCCCAGAATTGAAAAGTAACCTTATTAGTATGGGACAGCTGCAAGAGAAGGAGTACATAATCACCATTCAAAATGGTTGCTATCAAATTCAACATCCGTTAAAACGTTTGATTGCCAAAGTCAACATGATAGCAAACAGACTGTTTCCACTACAAATTGGGAATGATATTCAGACTTGCTTCTCTGCAAAGGTGCAAAATCCAACATGGTTGTGGCACTTCCGTTATGGTCATTTAAGCTTCAATGGGTTGAACACTTTGCAGCCTAAAAAAGACGGTCACAAGACTTCCTTCAACTGTTTTCAAATCTAA